Below is a window of Synechococcales cyanobacterium T60_A2020_003 DNA.
CCAGGGACGTAGCCCGATCGGTAATTGGCATGGGCTGGGCCGGAAACGTCTGGCATGGTGTGGAGCGCTGGCTGGACGTAGAGCAAACGTGGAACCGGATGAAACCTGATCTTCCGGGCGATCGCTACCTCGAAGTCAAGCAAGAAGACTTAATTCTTGAGCCTGAACAGACGCTAAGCCAAGTGTGCCAATTTATTGGGGTAGATTATGATGCGCGGATGTTGGACTATCCACGCTACACAACCTATTCCAAACCCGATCCTTCCTTGCTTGAACAGTGGCGGAGCAAACTAACACCCAAGCAGGTCGGTCTGATTGAAGGGCGTGTCGGCGACCTTCTAACTGATCGGGGATATGCCATGAGTGGATATCCAACGATCACACCATCTCGCTCTGCACAACGTTGGCTGAAACTGGACGATAAGTGGGGGTGTTTGAATCATCGCATTCAGAGGCTAGGGATTGGGCTGTTTGTGAGCGACCTATTGAGTCGAAAGTTGCGGATTAAGCCTTGGCAAGAATGGCTAGAGCCTCAGCTCGCCCAGGCATGGCGGAGTAGTTTGAAGTAGGGTTCAGCTCGCTAAGCCCAAGCTACTTTCCCGGTTTGCAAGGCCGAGCCGGATGCATGGGACTGAGTCGTCGAAAATCGGACAGATACTGCTCTAGCTGGGCAAACTGGGGAAGATTGAGGCTGTAGTAAATCCAGCGTCCTTCTTGGCGCGATCGCACTAAGTCAGCCTCTTTTAATGTTTTCAGGTGAAACGATAGCTTCGACTGAGCCGTACCCAACGCCTCACAAAGATCACAAACACACAGTTCTTGTTCTCTCAGCAAGTCCAAAATTTGCAGGCGCAGGGGCTCTGAGAGGGCATGGAAGGCAGCGGCCATCTGGATCGTTGTGGAATCTGCGGAAGCGTCGGTTTTAACAGCCATCAATTTTTCTTGAACTAAGCGTGCATGTCTTCCATTCTAAAAGGCTGGGCAGTCTAGGCGGCACACTTGTCTGCACTTAGCCGTTGTTCACACTGCGCTTTCTCAGCGGCACTCAAATCACTCTCATTCACATCCCGTCGTAATACCAAACCATTGTGAGCCACCAGAAACCGGGGCAATTCGGCCATGTCAATTTGGGTGAACTGCTGCATGTCGTAGGTGGTGTAGGTGGTGAGGTCGGGGGTATCGAAATTCACGTCTACCACGGTCAGAGTTTTGCGGGGAGCGAGGTTGGTATCAATAATTTGGCGTGGCCCCGATCCCAAGGCTCCGGTATGGAGGAGTTGGAGGTTGCCGCGATGGGCGGGATAGTAAGCGTGCTGATGACCGCTGATGTAGGTATGCACGTTGTAGCGTTCTAGGAGCGATCGCAATGAATCGGCATTCGCCATCACGTCTCCGGGTTCATCCCGACCGACGGCAATGCCATAGAGAGGCAGATGACCGATGAGAACTCGCATTTTTGCCTGCTGTGCTTTCTCGCTGGCTAGGGCTTGCTCCACCCAGGCGAGCTTGTCATCGGGAATAGAACTGGTGGAGCCGTCCCATGACAGAAAGAAAATATCGTTGGCTTCAAAGGTATAGTAGAAGGGGAATTCGTAGCGATCAACGAATCGGAGTCCTGGATCGTGGGCGGGATCGTTCCAGTACGCAGAGGCGAGATCCCGTTCCTGTTGGAACACGAAGCCGCCCCCATCTCGTGCCCCCGATGCATCATGGTTGCCGATGGTGAAGCCAAAGGGAATCTGCATTTCGCGGAGAGGAGCGGGAATGTGTTGATCAAACGCTGCCCACATCGCCTGGATTTGGGTGGGGGACAGATCCAGGCTTTGCCCTGCCACCATGTCCCCGCTACACAGGACGAGATCCGGATTCCAGAAGGGAACGAGCTTCATAGCGATATCGATTTCGGGATCGTAGTCCGTGGAGCCGTAGGCGCTGTTGAGGTCGCTAATCACCACCAGGCGCACATCCCCCCTGGGTGGATCGGTTAGCCCTGTGCGTTCTACCAGAGCCACGGTTTCGGGGTGTAGGGGTGCAGGGGGAGTCACCGAGGGCGCGGGGAGGGTTTCGGCGGGTTGGGCGATCGCCGCTTGGTTCGGTTGCGGCTCGGCATTGCTCAATAAAGAGGTTTCGACAACAGCCAGACCGATCCCCAGGATGAAGCCCAATACGGCGAGGGCTAAAAACCACCGTCTGCTGAATCTACCCATTGCGTCCCTTTCCCCGCTAAATCTTTCTGTTGAACCCTACCACTGTCAGATTATGCCTCAGTCTGGAGCAGCGATCGCACCGTTTCGGCTAGAGATTGATAGTCATCAACGGAATTGTAAATCTGGGCGGAAATGCGGATTAGGCGATTGGTCGGTTCCGGCCAGGGAACGATTGGCACCTGAAACTGGCGATCGCACAATGCCCGATACAGCCCATTCGCATCCCCATCAGGCAGGGGCACGCTGGCCAGAGCACCCAGCATCGTATCCGGCGCGGGCGGTGGAGTATCGAGAGTACTACAGAGAATTTGTCGAGCGGCGATCGCTAGGTGGTGGTTGTAGATTATCAAGGTATCCCAGCCACCGGGGATCAGGTGTGCCATGAACTCGATCGCCTTGGGGATCGCTAGATAGGGTGTGGGATCGCCCGTGCCCGTCCAGTCAAATTCCAGGTGAAATAGGGATCGATCCTCACGGCGGGTGTTGGCTCCGTGGCTAATAACCAGAGGCCGAATCTGAGAATGGCGATCGCGCCGCACGTAAAGAAACGCGGCTCCCTTAGGCGCACACAGCCACTTGTGACAGTTGCCTGTGTAGTAAGCGGCTCCTAGGGTTTGCAGGTTCAGGGGAACCATCCCCGGTGCGTGGGC
It encodes the following:
- a CDS encoding winged helix-turn-helix transcriptional regulator → MAVKTDASADSTTIQMAAAFHALSEPLRLQILDLLREQELCVCDLCEALGTAQSKLSFHLKTLKEADLVRSRQEGRWIYYSLNLPQFAQLEQYLSDFRRLSPMHPARPCKPGK
- a CDS encoding metallophosphoesterase, producing the protein MGRFSRRWFLALAVLGFILGIGLAVVETSLLSNAEPQPNQAAIAQPAETLPAPSVTPPAPLHPETVALVERTGLTDPPRGDVRLVVISDLNSAYGSTDYDPEIDIAMKLVPFWNPDLVLCSGDMVAGQSLDLSPTQIQAMWAAFDQHIPAPLREMQIPFGFTIGNHDASGARDGGGFVFQQERDLASAYWNDPAHDPGLRFVDRYEFPFYYTFEANDIFFLSWDGSTSSIPDDKLAWVEQALASEKAQQAKMRVLIGHLPLYGIAVGRDEPGDVMANADSLRSLLERYNVHTYISGHQHAYYPAHRGNLQLLHTGALGSGPRQIIDTNLAPRKTLTVVDVNFDTPDLTTYTTYDMQQFTQIDMAELPRFLVAHNGLVLRRDVNESDLSAAEKAQCEQRLSADKCAA
- a CDS encoding sulfotransferase, coding for MNSPSSPVFIVGAERSGTTMFRLMLAHHPQLAVCSEFEYIVDPIAHGQPFPDVNSYADQLQANWIFQDHKLSIDRSLSYGELAHSFLAQVQERDRAQHVIAVVHRNFDQLPRLWPDARYIHIVRDPRDVARSVIGMGWAGNVWHGVERWLDVEQTWNRMKPDLPGDRYLEVKQEDLILEPEQTLSQVCQFIGVDYDARMLDYPRYTTYSKPDPSLLEQWRSKLTPKQVGLIEGRVGDLLTDRGYAMSGYPTITPSRSAQRWLKLDDKWGCLNHRIQRLGIGLFVSDLLSRKLRIKPWQEWLEPQLAQAWRSSLK
- a CDS encoding aminotransferase class V-fold PLP-dependent enzyme — protein: MVIDPQTVRSHWSLDPHVTFLNHGSFGACPCEVLTYQQTLREQLESDPVRFFVDEYEPLLDAARQDLATFVGAETQDLVFVPNATTGINTVLRSLSFQPGEELLTTNHEYNASRNALEFVAARSGAIVTVAEVPFPIASPDQVIDAILNAVTPSTRLLLIDHVSSQTGLILPVEALVAEMTVRGIEVLIDGAHAPGMVPLNLQTLGAAYYTGNCHKWLCAPKGAAFLYVRRDRHSQIRPLVISHGANTRREDRSLFHLEFDWTGTGDPTPYLAIPKAIEFMAHLIPGGWDTLIIYNHHLAIAARQILCSTLDTPPPAPDTMLGALASVPLPDGDANGLYRALCDRQFQVPIVPWPEPTNRLIRISAQIYNSVDDYQSLAETVRSLLQTEA